A single window of Watersipora subatra chromosome 11, tzWatSuba1.1, whole genome shotgun sequence DNA harbors:
- the LOC137408415 gene encoding gastrin-releasing peptide receptor-like: MMADDNETGFAGGSLNASSYNYLPVNEDAVRIAVPVVFGFIFIVGLMGNGLVIGAVLRYKSMWNAPNMFIVNLAVGDVMLILISVPTSATLYTFDNWMYGAVMCKVTYFIRTLSLGVSIFTLTMLSVDRVLVISQPMKLRQKSSVRVGIMVMAIWIFAFLLAIPDAVTYHLSTVTYPSDNSTVSFCNPYLSEWNQDFSYNKLHSTLQTVFFFFLPLAILIVCYGVMAYIMVRSLQGIPGEAPQCLLQRKESINQRKKLAKVVVTLVILFFLCWLPRTIFVLLTFHGKAGKEMTVFHYVFRIVAYCLMFLNSCVNPIALYFLSKSFRKHYWQQLCCLNGMKPLSETELSTKHSNTGGSKVSMKLTRSRNRRHYKPDQPNGSVTELAQLEP; encoded by the exons GAATTGCTGTTCCCGTTGTCTTTGGATTCATCTTCATTGTCGGACTGATGGGCAATGGGCTGGTCATTGGTGCTGTTCTGCGTTACAAGTCTATGTGGAATGCCCCTAATATGTTCATAG TAAATCTTGCAGTAGGGGACGTTATGCTAATATTGATCTCCGTCCCAACATCAGCGACGCTCTACACATTTGATAATTGGATGTATGGTGCAGTCATGTGCAAAGTGACCTACTTTATCAGGACTCTATCTTTAG GAGTTAGCATATTTACATTGACAATGCTCAGTGTAGACCGAGTTCTTGTCATTTCTCAACCGATGAAGCTACGGCAAAAGTCATCTGTTCGAGTCGGGATAATGGTGATGGCTATTTGGATCTTTGCATTTCTCCTTGCCATCCCAGATGCTGTAACCTACCATTTG TCCACAGTTACATATCCAAGTGATAATTCTACAGTGAGTTTCTGTAACCCTTACCTTTCTGAGTGGAACCAGGACTTTAGTTACAACAAACTTCACTCGACTCTTCAAACAGTCTTCTTCTTCTTTCTTCCTCTTGCTATTTTAATCGTCTGCTATGGAGTGATGGCTTACATTATG GTAAGAAGTTTGCAAGGAATTCCGGGTGAAGCTCCTCAATGCTTGTTACAACGAAAGGAGAGTATCAACCAACGGAAGAAACTAGCAAAGGTTGTTGTAACGCTGGTGATATTATTTTTCCTCTGCTGGCTGCCGCGTACCATCTTTGTTCTTCTAACATTCCATGGAAAAGCTGGCAAGGAGATGACAGTATTTCACTATGTTTTTAGAATAG TGGCGTATTGTCTGATGTTCCTCAACTCCTGCGTGAACCCTATTGCCTTATACTTCTTGAGCAAGTCATTCAGGAAACACTACTGGCAGCAGCTGTGCTGCCTCAATGGAATGAAACCTTTGAGTGAAACTGAACTGTCAACAAAACATTCTAACACAGGGGGATCAAAAGTATCGATGAAACTGACTCGCTCTCGAAACCGGAGACACTATAAACCGGATCAACCAAATGGATCTGTTACAGAACTCGCGCAACTAGAGCCAtga